The following proteins are encoded in a genomic region of Variovorax paradoxus:
- a CDS encoding AAA family ATPase: MLSALAIANYRSLRQLTVPLGRLTVVTGPNGSGKSSVYRAMRLLADIANGGVIRSLVREGGLSSTLWAGPERFSAAMLRGDAPVQGTVRNEPVNLRLGFSGVEADDFGYAIDIGLPPPVPPTAFSRDPEIKREAIWSGPVLRPATQLVDRKGASLRLRGERSGSWEPVGRPIAHFASMMTEYADPHAAPEMLTLREQMRSWRFYDHFRSDADAPARQPQLGTYTPVLANDGSDLAAALQTIREIGDNDALDRAVDDAFPGARVEVRVNEDRFETLMHQHGLLRPLTAAELSDGTLRYLLWIAALLTPRPPALLVLNEPETSLHPDLLPALGRLIAQAARESQVIAVSHAARLIAALEDSDDLQPVVLEKRLGETRIANLDMSEIPHWAWPAR, encoded by the coding sequence GTGCTCTCCGCGCTTGCCATTGCCAATTACCGGTCGCTGCGCCAGCTGACGGTGCCGCTCGGGCGGCTCACGGTTGTGACCGGGCCCAACGGCAGCGGCAAGTCCAGCGTGTACCGCGCGATGCGGCTCCTGGCCGACATTGCCAACGGCGGCGTGATCCGTTCGCTGGTGCGCGAAGGCGGGCTCTCTTCCACCCTCTGGGCCGGTCCTGAGCGCTTTTCGGCCGCCATGCTGCGCGGCGACGCGCCGGTGCAGGGCACCGTGCGCAACGAGCCGGTGAATCTGCGGCTCGGCTTCTCGGGTGTCGAAGCGGACGACTTCGGCTACGCCATCGACATCGGCTTGCCGCCGCCGGTGCCGCCGACGGCCTTTTCGCGCGACCCGGAAATCAAGCGCGAGGCCATCTGGAGCGGCCCGGTGCTGCGGCCTGCCACGCAACTGGTCGACCGCAAGGGAGCCTCGCTGCGGCTGCGCGGCGAGCGCAGCGGAAGCTGGGAGCCCGTAGGCCGGCCCATCGCCCATTTCGCCAGCATGATGACCGAGTACGCCGACCCGCACGCCGCGCCCGAGATGCTCACGCTGCGCGAGCAGATGCGCTCCTGGCGCTTCTACGACCACTTCCGCTCCGATGCCGATGCGCCCGCGCGCCAGCCGCAGCTCGGCACCTACACGCCGGTGCTCGCCAACGACGGCTCCGACCTGGCCGCCGCGCTGCAGACCATCCGCGAAATCGGCGACAACGACGCACTCGACCGTGCCGTCGACGATGCGTTTCCAGGCGCCCGTGTCGAAGTGCGGGTCAACGAAGACCGTTTCGAAACACTGATGCACCAGCACGGCCTGCTGCGGCCCCTGACCGCGGCGGAACTCTCCGACGGCACCTTGCGCTATCTGCTCTGGATCGCCGCGCTTCTCACGCCCCGTCCGCCCGCGCTGCTGGTGCTCAACGAGCCCGAGACCAGCCTGCACCCCGACCTGCTGCCGGCGCTGGGCCGGCTCATCGCGCAGGCCGCGCGCGAATCGCAGGTCATCGCGGTGTCGCATGCAGCGCGGCTGATCGCCGCGCTCGAAGACAGCGACGACCTGCAACCGGTGGTGCTCGAAAAGCGCCTCGGCGAAACCCGCATCGCCAACCTCGACATGAGCGAGATACCGCATTGGGCGTGGCCGGCGCGCTGA